From the genome of Rana temporaria chromosome 8, aRanTem1.1, whole genome shotgun sequence:
AATAAATATCAGTCAGTGACATTTCACGATCAGATCTGTATGTGATCATGACTTAATTTCTCCATCATATAGAAAAGTAGAGATCTATAATAGAAGACATTTCTCTTTCATATTTTGTGTGAAGCAGTGATGAGATCCTGGATTCTGAGAACATACAGAAGTGTTTTCTCATGGTTGAGTAACAAACAGAATTATTTCCTAATCATTCCGGACTAATGCAAATTAGAGCGCATATTTCTCCGGTAAATGTCTCATCCGATCATCTCCTCGGTGTAGGTTTTGGCGGTATAAGAGGGATGAATATTTATCTGTAACGATCTACACAATTCAGGCGGGCAAATTTGAAAACCGAGCTGTGGGCGGTTCCTCCATCAgccagtgattctgtctttttatgAGGACTCCATAGAAATGTATTCCGAGATCTGTTCTCATCCCGGAAAACACTTGTTCGGTAGACTTTCCATTCATCTCTATAGCAGGGCGGATTCTGTATTCTGATGTCAAACCAAAACAATTCGGAAATGATTATTTCCAACGTATTTCTTATTCTTGGTAAATAATTCCACTGAAATGAAGGGGACCAAGTTGATCAATGTTCCCGGAAGGGTCGGCTGAGTGGATCTGAGATGACTGTAACAGTCTATCGAATTCCTGAGATAAATTTCTACGACAGAATTAGAACGTTGAGCAAATCACAGTTGTTGGAGATTCCTTTAGATCTCTTTATTCTGGTGActctgaaggagatctgtgtcGCTTCTCAGTCGGAAGTATTCTTGTTTAGCGTGTATGGAATTAAATCGAATCACCCGTCAGAACTAAAGGACGGAGAGCAATGAAGATCATTCCCTGTAATGACATCACTTTGTTCTATAAACTGCCATGAAATGAGAGAACATACAATCAGATCTCCCGATAACAATGTATGGGTGTCTTTATATGGAGGGGGTATAATAAGTCCGAATCTTCCTACTTTATTAGTCACTTGTAGAGAAGTGTTTAGAATACAACATGTTTGCTTTTTAGAGTGAATTGTGTACCTGAgaataggaaaaaagaaaaacaatgtacATGTGTCGGGCTCTTTGTATGGAGAGGTGGGTGGCTCTTAGAAGAGCCTTTGTTTTGTTGGGTAATGGGAGGGGAATGAAGCGATCGGGATTACTTGGATTTGGTGGCCTTGTGGCTCTCGGTCTTCTTGGGCAGCAGCACGGCCTGGATGTTGGGCAGGACTCCTCCTTGGGCAATGGTGACGCCGCCCAGCAGCTTGTTGAGCTCCTCGTCGTTGCGGACAGCCAGCTGGAGGTGACGGGGGATGATGCGGGTCTTCTTGTTGTCGCGGGCGGCGTTGCCGGCCAGCTCAAGGATCTCAGCCGTGAGATACTCGAGGACGGCAGCCAGATACACGGGAGCTCCGGCGCCGACCCGCTCGGCATAGTTACCCTTCCTGAGCAGACGGTGAACACGACCGACTGGGAACTGCAGACCAGCCCGGGATGAGCGTGTCTTGGCCTTAGCCCGAACCTTACCTCCTTGTTTGCCGCGTCCTGACATTGTAAGTAGATGATTGGGTTACTCAATGGAGAATATCACCCCACAGATCACTCCCCTTCATTTATACACTCAGTGCTCCGACGTCACACGCTGCGATTGGTCACGTTTGAATCCAGCCAATAGCGTTAAGACTTGTCTCTAGACCAATCTGTAATAGAAGGTAGGAAACCATGACGTCACTCTCCATCACATGATTGAATCCTCCAATAGAAGAGTGAGGAGgggtgtggactcatttgcataggaCGCCTATATAAGCAGCACACAAGGGCGGCTCCAGCACACTTTCTCTGCACAGAGCAAGAAACATATAATTAATCCGAATCATGCCTGAACCAGCCAAGTCCGCTCCGGCGCCCAAGAAGGGCTCCAAGAAAGCCGTGACCAAGAGCCAGAAGAAGGATGGCAAGAAACGGAGGAAGAGCAGGAAGGAGAGTTATGCCATCTACGTGTACAAGGTGCTCAAGCAGGTCCACCCCGACACCGGCATCTCCTCCAAGGCCATGGGCATCATGAACTCCTTTGTCAATGACATCTTCGAGCGCATCGCCGGAGAATCTTCCCGCCTGGCTCATTACAACAAGCGCCGCACCATCACCTCCCGGGAGATCCAGACCGCCGTCCGCCTCCTCCTGCCCGGAGAGCTGGCCAAGCACGCCGTCTCCGAGGGCACCAAGGCCGTCACCAAGTACACCAGCGCCAAGTaatccccccatcatcatcatcccaacACAAGACACAAAGGCTCTTCTAAGAGCCACCCACCATTTCCATCAATGAGCTCTCATCACATTGTATCAATTAGAGATTCTAAACATTGGTGAAAAATAAACTAATTGTATGATATCAATCATGTTTGTGTAATCTGACGGAGTTATACATTTGTGGATGTTTTAGAATAAATCCATCCGAATACCATCTATTCTTCCAGATTTCCTTTATTGAGgaattccaggttttttttttttttttttttttgccccgttcTGTAGAATGGATAGCCGGAACATCTAATTTTTACATGAATATTGTCGGCTAGTGGGAACAAAAAACATCCAATATCTTCCCGTGTAAAAGGCTTGCATTTTATCACCACTAGGTGTCAGTGTTGGACAGGGAATACATGGGAGTTATTTTCCGAAACTAGATAGCGGATTTTTATAGTACACATCCTATAATATCTTTTCATTGTATACTTTTTGACCGATAAGTTTGTTTTCCGTTTTATAAATGATCTTAAACTTTTCACAAATCGTGTTAATTTTCGGAGACACATATACAGGGGGATGCTTACATATTAGGAATAGTTTAAGGATCATCTGCTCAGAATATTTACCAATACATCCCCTTGTGATGTATTTGTGTTATACAGCATCAACTTCCTTTATGGGAGTCCAAAtataatacatatacacacacaatcatCGACTCACCTTAAATCGGGGGAGAGACTGTCTGTGTCATCTAATTTACTGAAATATTGGGCACAAATGATCCATTCTCAATGTTTCTGATTCTTACACTGAGAAGGAGTCTCTAATCTTTGATTTTGAACATATTTCTTTACATTGCAAGCTCAATTAGTAGGGCCCTCGTATTCCGTTTGTATTGAGCTGCATTGTGATTGTactgtcagacttttttttttttttattgtaaagagctgtgcaaattgttggcgctatataaatcctgtataataatgtagTACACCAGCGCCAAGCAAATCCCCATCATCCGAACAGGACACACATGCTCTTCTTAGAGCCACCCGTGTACTACATATCAGAGCTGTCACCTCCTAATGTTGACATGATGTCATGAGAATTATAGTTCAAATAATGTTTTTGGTGCATTGTTTGACAAATAAAACCTTAATGTACATTGATAGGATTGATAATGACATCTAGATGTCGCGCTGCGTCCATTCCCTCAAATCCCCCGGTAGGAGTTAGCGGCACACCGTTTAGAATGTTTACATGGGGAATAGATTGAAAGGGGAATGTAAATCCAGCAATAGGAGTTCATGGTGTAATCCTGATCCACATGGACCATCTAGAAATAATGATGCACCATCCCGGATCTGTCCGGAGCTGGGGGGAGACAACTCATTGTCTGCTCAGCGATCTGTCCCCTCCATGTTAGTACATCATTGTGCTGAATAGAACAAGCTGTACAAGTCACCTTTCTACCTGTTATTCACAAACCACGGAATTATCCGATCAGTGAGATCGGAGGAGGATTTTCTGTCTCAATTACTGTATTATGGAGATAATCAGTCCAATGTCAGAGCTCCTGATTCGTACACATTGTATGATGTGGAGGGAACTCCCAACCCCACACAAAGAAGGTAACTCTAACACAGTTAACGGGCAGATCTTGGCGGGCATTTTAAAAATGCCGCGTTTTTTAAGTAAACCAATCATGAAAAGGGGTGTGAGTTAGTTCTCCAATCAGAAGACAGTGATGTGTATAAATAGGCGCCGCACAGCCCGTATTCTATCACACTTGTGTTTCATCAGCCATGGCAAGAACAAAGCAGACCGCTCGTAAGTCCACCGGAGGGAAAGCTCCCCGCAAGCAGCTGGCTACCAAAGCCGCCCGCAAGAGCGCCCCGGCCACCGGCGGAGTCAAGAAGCCTCACCGCTACAGGCCCGGCACCGTCGCTCTCCGAGAGATCCGACGCTACCAGAAATCCACCGAGCTGCTCATCCGCAAACTGCCCTTCCAGCGCCTCGTCCGAGAGATCGCCCAGGACTTCAAGACCGACCTGCGTTTCCAGAGCTCCGCCGTCATGGCTCTGCAGGAGGCCTCCGAGGCTTATCTCGTAGGGCTCTTCGAGGATACCAACCTCTGCGCCATCCACGCCAAGAGGGTCACCATCATGCCCAAAGACATACAGCTGGCACGCCGCATCCGTGGAGAGAGGGCATAATCTACTCCGCCGACATCCTCATCACCCCCTCCGACACACAAAACAAAGGCTCTTCTCAGAGCCACCACATCCTCCTCACAAAGAGCTCCATACTATCTCCTCCCTACTACATCATACGAATACTtcctctacacccccccccacaccacatGTATTTAATTTTTCTCATTGTATTTTCTACTCCATTTCTTATTCTAAGAGAATGTCTGTGTTAAGTAGAAATAGTGTTTGGAGGATCGCTCACATTACTTCATTCTTCTCTGCATTCATCTCTAATATCTCTAAAACCTTTACAAAGTAACAATTCACACTTCTCTCTAAGAAGGAGATCTTTTCTCGCGCCGCTCTGTTCCCAACATACTACAATGTAACATAGGACAACAAAACAAGTTCCTAGAAAGATTCTGTTCATTTCTCTGTACTtctctcaccattgccaggagatCGGGGAAACATAACCTGTTCAAGATAAATACAaagtcacccctccccctcctgtaaacAGATCCCGAGATCACCTATTTCTCAG
Proteins encoded in this window:
- the LOC120909214 gene encoding histone H2A type 1 produces the protein MSGRGKQGGKVRAKAKTRSSRAGLQFPVGRVHRLLRKGNYAERVGAGAPVYLAAVLEYLTAEILELAGNAARDNKKTRIIPRHLQLAVRNDEELNKLLGGVTIAQGGVLPNIQAVLLPKKTESHKATKSK
- the LOC120909215 gene encoding histone H2B 1.1 — encoded protein: MPEPAKSAPAPKKGSKKAVTKSQKKDGKKRRKSRKESYAIYVYKVLKQVHPDTGISSKAMGIMNSFVNDIFERIAGESSRLAHYNKRRTITSREIQTAVRLLLPGELAKHAVSEGTKAVTKYTSAK
- the LOC120910457 gene encoding histone H3-like centromeric protein hcp-3, translated to MARTKQTARKSTGGKAPRKQLATKAARKSAPATGGVKKPHRYRPGTVALREIRRYQKSTELLIRKLPFQRLVREIAQDFKTDLRFQSSAVMALQEASEAYLVGLFEDTNLCAIHAKRVTIMPKDIQLARRIRGERASKSAPAPKKGSKKAVTKSQKKDGKKRRKSRKESYAIYVYKVLKQVHPDTGISSKAMGIMNSFVNDIFERIAGESSRLAHYNKRRTITSREIQTAVRLLLPGELAKHAVSEGTKAVTKYTSANPMSELLIRTHCMMWRELPTPHKEGAAQPVFYHTCVSSAMARTKQTARKSTGGKAPRKQLATKAARKSAPATGGVKKPHRYRPGTVALREIRRYQKSTELLIRKLPFQRLVREIAQDFKTDLRFQSSAVMALQEASEAYLVGLFEDTNLCAIHAKRVTIMPKDIQLARRIRGERA